The following proteins are encoded in a genomic region of Clostridiales bacterium:
- a CDS encoding bacteriohemerythrin, with product MSIKWTKNLEVGIEDIDNQHKELFKRIDDLFNACNAKLGKQEIGHTLDYLCDYVHTHFQNEEQYQRKYNYPEYPMHAKIHEQFLNEVNDLKSEFDKNGPTLGFIIKFNKKVVDWLINHIGKLDKKFGEFVKAQNK from the coding sequence TTGTCTATAAAGTGGACGAAGAATCTGGAAGTTGGTATTGAAGATATCGATAACCAGCATAAGGAATTGTTTAAGAGAATAGATGATCTGTTTAATGCTTGTAATGCTAAATTAGGCAAACAGGAAATTGGACATACTTTGGATTATCTTTGCGATTATGTACATACACATTTTCAAAATGAAGAACAATATCAAAGAAAGTACAATTATCCTGAATATCCCATGCATGCAAAAATACATGAGCAGTTTTTAAACGAAGTAAATGACCTAAAGAGTGAGTTCGATAAAAACGGGCCGACTCTGGGATTTATAATTAAATTCAATAAAAAGGTTGTTGATTGGCTTATCAATCATATAGGAAAGCTTGATAAAAAATTTGGGGAGTTTGTAAAAGCCCAGAACAAATAA